In Oryza sativa Japonica Group chromosome 1, ASM3414082v1, the genomic stretch TGTGTTGGGCACTGTAACTGAGTAGGAATGATagggtttttgacaaatcacctaCTATTACTTATATGCAGGTCATTTTCAAGGCAACATATTGGCTTCGTCTGTGGGCACAGTTACAAAAGTGTGATGAAGATACAGATTTCTTAATTGTTGCATGTCGTAAGGTTGAAACGACGGTTATGCAACTGTTTGCCAATCATGGATGGAGATTTACCAATAGACTGGAATAATGTTATTTTGTCTAGTTTGGTTGGTGTGTTTGCTTCTATTTGAACTTCACTCTTACAGAGTGctagtttgtaataattggctgtagctcttttgaGTAAAGGTCGGGATGCtatttcattccattatctaaaaaaaacagagtccatgtTAAATAGAGTGAATGGagtagttattattattataacgGTTCAAGCTTAAAAAAAGCTTACTGCTCCCTTCgatctaaaatataagcatttatagctacgaatctggataactGCGTGTTAAAATTCATAGCaaaaaaattgctatatttatgatttacttatttatttatttatttacgaTAATATATCTTAGCTACTTTAAATTATGCATTTGTTGTATATAGTGATAAAAGGATGAACAAGACATCCAAAATAGTTGAGGGCATCATAGACTTTAGCCTTACAAATCTAGTAATGTATGCCTCCAATAATCTAGAGAAACAAGCAACATAACTTATTCTACTCtaacttattataatccagcctATAATAATCTAGCTAAATAATCTATATTACAATAATTTTAAGctaaacaaacagggcctatatATAAATGGTATGCAACTCGCAAACCATGTATATGGCTCGACTGATAACGCGCTCTCGGTGCGAAGTGGATGTCGTGAGTTCGAACTCCTACCCCTTAGTGTATGCGTGATTTTTATTGCCCGCACCTAGCGCGAATCTCTACAGACGTCGGACGGCAAAAAAAAATCGAGCCTTTTTACATCTAACCCATCAGATGGCAAAAAATGGAGAAAGttttccaaataaaaaaaatgtctcaTGTTCTTTAGCAAGACcgttaaaaaaaatgcagctTTGTTTCTTCGTGTTTCGAAGAGATAATAAGGGGTAATGTAAAGAGTGCACCATTTGCTCCTCGTTGGGCAAAGGGTTCCACACTCGCTGGGAAGCGTTGCTACTGCCGGCCTTTTCGCGGGCACGTACGCCATGCAAGCAACTCACCCCACGCGCCATGTCGGCCGCTTGCTGCCGGCGCGTGTGTGCATTGGGGGAGGTTAGTTCGAGACGCTTTCGCGCTCTCCCCCGGCGGTCGTCGCTTGCGGGCGCTgctccagctagctagctgctgagAGCTctcgcaatggtaaagtaagatgttttctataaaacatgtacatctcagtagtagactagattaatagtaaaccacctcaatagtatgtctatatgggtatctatagctctctaatgcattgcctcgtttttctctatagactatctccaggttagtagatagttttgctctctctctccatttaaTCTCTTCTAAGTAGGAGAATatactgacatggatctcttttagagagtctatagataaccattgcagGTGCCCTGATGCGTGTGGTTCCCCGGGCTGCTACTGGTCACGTACGCCAATTCTCTCGGGCCACAATGTGCAGATCCCGATGTTATATATGTGCCAAGTGGTGCTGAATGGATCGATCCAATAGAAAAACTAGTAGCAACTCATGTTACTGCCGGAGGAAGCAAGAACAGGAGATTCCTACccctttaaaaataaaaatctttgtTTGGCTAGTTCATAAAGGCTGCATCCAAGCTGCTCTCTGCTTGAAGAAGATGAACTGGCCAGGGGATGAAAATTGCAAACTGTGTGGGGAGACTGAATCTGTTAACCACTTAATCTTTCAATGCCCCCCTGCTCGTTTCCTTTGGTGTTGTGTGAGAGATGCTTAGGGCTGGGAAGTAGCTCCTTCTTCTTGTGAGGAGTTACAAAATAAGATTCTTGAGAAGGGGGTCACGATAGGAAATAAAATTTCTCTTACTATGATTGCAGCCGGAATGTGGGCGATTTGGAAAGTTAGAAACGATTGGGTGTTTAGGAATGTCTTAGTAAGTGATGTGATACAGTTACCTTACAAGATGCTTTCTTTCTTAAAACAGTGGGCTCCGTTAGTACCAGAGAAGATGAAGGCTCGGCTGGAGGAACTAAGGGGCTTGCTAGATGCCAGAATACGTCAGATTCACGAGGAAGGAGCAGCTGGGTGATGgcgctgaagaagatgaagactGGAGGATGTGCTCTAAACCTGGATTAGCTTTCAATGTTTGAGGAAATGGTTTCCAGTGTTTAGCCTTCTGTGTGTTTGAACTTATGCTTTTTTCTGTTGCAAGCTGGTATTCCCAGCAGTTGTATCGAACCTCTTTAAGCTTTTTAAGTAAAGCCGGGCTCACAgccttttctctaaaaaaaaaaagaacaggagATTCGATCGATCGACTTTGCGATTTGCTTTGGGTATCGTCCAGAGTTCCACACTCCAGAAATTGAGGATTAAATGCGTGGTCATCTAAATGGTATTCTCGCTCATGTCATACACACGGAAACAGCCAAAAGTTACGATCGATCTGGAAATCACATAGTCATGACTGATCATAGTGAAATTACGTCTGTGATAAACTTaagtaaataaaatcaattatgTCCATTTCACAAGGGGTGTtaggaaatgaaaaaaatataatggagAAATTGTATTGTCCTTGATAAGGTACAGAGAGCTAATATattaagtactacctccgtttcaggttattaaactttctagcattgtccacattcatatagatgttaatgaatctaggcacacatatatgtctagattcattaacatacatatgaatgtgggcaatgctagaaagtcttataatatgaaacggaggaagtataagatTTGATACCTCTCAGCCTATCAAGTACCCAAAAGGACTAAAATCACTACtctgttttgtaaaatttgataattttaACTAATGGTATCTTCCAAATTGTTTGATTATTGTGAAAaagatttatatatttatatttaccaTGTAACACacttttaataattttaaaagtaaattAATTGCACATTGCACTAGGGTAAATCATACCTTGTTTCACTTTGCACTAGATTTAATTAGTACATACTTTTGTTGTACAccaggatatatatatatatatatatatatatatatatatatatatatatatatatatatatatatatatatatatatatatatatatatatatatatatatatatatatatatatatatatatatatatatattgaaagaCGTTTAACTTAGGTGTTGTATCatatattaaagaaaaaaaatgtaaaatatgattaaaaatatataacctTTTTCTTAATTAGAGCATGTTTGATGATGATTTATTCAAACTTGATGAAAGGTCTTGAAAATCCTACATATTTGATGATGTATcgtggtgttaagtgaaaactAAATCATTGAACCTGTTATAGAATGAAAGTATGTCTAAATGTGTAAAGCGAAACAAGGTGCACTTTACCTTGTGCAAAGTACAATTTTGTCTTAATTTTAACAATATGATATATGTTTAGTTAAAGTCATAAGTTTGTTTATAAAATAGGATTGTTGGTCAAACTAAAACAATACGGTTGAAATTGCCAAGTATCATGAAATGGATGAAATAAAATCATGTGGTACTAGAGGGATGTGCATGCTTGATTTGAAGACATAGGGTTATCGAAATAGGTTTCTATACTTCTACATTACTACTTTAGAAGGACTTCAATAACAGTGGTAGTGAATTTGCCATCCAACCTACTtctattaaaagttttacaagtTACACCCTTAACATCTTAATAGTACTCCAAATACATAGCCATATATAAAATTAATGTGATAACATATTCTATGGATAatatgtttttatttatttttaaaaatattgtgttattttttcttttatctgtAGTAAAGAATGAGCGTTTAGTTAGGGTAGCATAAATGCGCAGTAACAAAATCAATACAGTAGAGTATGTAGCTATGTGTAGCATGCATGTTTTACATCTAGTGTGATTGTCTTAATCTTATTACAGAGCCCAGTCTCACGTTTTACATCTTCTCCATCTCCACGTATTGTGTGCAACAAAAAGAGAAGTTATGCTTGCTCTAAAGTCAGCATTAAATCAGTAGCATCAATACAGAGTGGAGTAGCATCAATACAGAGTAGGGCCATCTGACAACCAGTAAATGTACTGTCCACCGGGCCAACCCCATCTTCTTGACCTCTATATAATCTCACACATTCACACATCTTTCGCTCACACAAACCAAGCTCCATACCGCTGCCTACATCTCTGGTTAGTAGCCACCAAGGTCCAAGGAGTAACACGCTCCGTGAGAGACCGAAATCCAGGGAGCACAAATTGCACATTTGCACCAAGCACACTCGCTGCAGCTGCAGTGACATGCCGGAAGCACCGACCGCCAAGACAGCACCGGCCTACGGCTACGCCCCCGGGGCGCACGCCGAGGCGCTCGAGTTCATCGAGCACGTCACGGCGAACGCCGGGCAGGTGCAGCGGCGCGTGCTCGGCGAGATCCTGGCGCAGAACGCGCCGGCCGAGTACCTGCGCCGGTACGGAATCCCCGGGTCCCCCGACGTTGTCGACGCCTTCCGCCGCCTCGTCCCGCTCGTCACATACGAGGGCCTCCAGCCAGACATCCTCCGCATCGCCAACGGCGACACCTCGCCGATCTTCTCCGGGAAGCCTATCTCCGAATTCCTCACGAGGTATAGCACAATATATAACGTGACATGTTCATGCTTCCCCGTGTGTGTACGCACGCACGCTGCTGCGTGCAAAACCTAGAAAGACGTACGAGTTCATATCTGTACAGATCTTCATGCAATGGAATTTCATCATGTCCACCAGCTCGGGCACGtcgggaggggagaggaagctCATGCCGACCATCGCCGACGAGATGAACAGGCGGTCGCTGCTGTACAGCCTGCTGATGCCGGTGATGAGCCAGTCGGTGTCCGGGCTCGACAAAGGCAAGGCGATGTACCTGCTCTTCGTGAAGGCGGAGTCGCGCACGCCGGGCGGGCTCGCGGCGCGGCCGGTGCTCACAAGCTACTACCGGAGCCGGCAGTTCCTCGACCGTCCGCGCGACCCCTACACATCTTACACGAGCCCCGACGAGGCCATCCTGTGCGTGGACTCCTACCAGAGCATGTACGCGCAGCTGCTCTGCGGCCTCGTCCACCGCGCCGACGTGCTGCGCGTGGGCGCCGTGTTCGCCTCCGGCTTCCTCCGCGCCATCCATTTCCTCGAGAAGCACTGGGCGCGCCTCTGCCACGACATCCGCACCGGCGAGCTCGACCCGGAGATCACCGACCGCGTGGTGCGCGACGCCGTCGGGCGGGTGCTCCGCGCCGACCCGGCGCTCGCCGACGCGATCGAGGACGAGTGCGCTAGGGCGTCGTGGGAGGGCATCATCCGGCGCCTGTGGCCACGCACCAAGTACATCGACGTGATCGTGACCGGCACCATGTCGCAGTACATCCCGACGCTCGAGTTCTACGGCGGCGGCCTGCCGCTGACGTGCACCATGTACGCCTCTTCGGAGTGCTACTTCGGCCTCAACCTGAATCCCATGTGCAAGCCCAGCGACGTCGCCTACACGCTCATCCCCACCATGTGCTACTACGAGTTCCTCCCCGTCAATTGCAACAATGCCACTGCCGAGGCGAGCCACCGCGACCTCGTCGACCTGGTCGACGTAAAGCTCGGGCACGAGTACGAGCTCGTGGTCACCACGTATTCCGGTAAATCTGCCTTACCTCTTCGACACATAACGTGGCCGCGCGCGATGGATGATATATATTCTTATATGCAGtagtaatatatataattaacagTTTTGCGATTGTGACAGGGTTGTATCGTTATCGCGTGGGCGACGTGCTGAGGGTGGCGGGGTTCAAGAACAAGGCCCCGATGTTCAGCTTCGTGCGGCGGCAGAACGTGGCGCTGAGCGTCGACTCGGACAAGACGGACGAGACGGAGCTGCACGCGGCGGTGAGCGGCGCGGTGCAGCACCTGGCGCCGTTCGGCGCGTCGCTGGTGGAGTACACGAGCTACGCGGACGCGGCCACCATCCCGGGCCACTACGTGCTGTTCTGGGAGCTGCGCGCCGGCAGCACGGCGGTGCCGGCGTCCGTGTTCGAGGAGTGCTGCCTGTCCGTGGAGGAGGCACTGAACAGCGTCTACCGGCAGGGCCGCGCGTGCGACAGGTCCATCGGCCCGCTCGAGATACGCGTCGTGGCGGAGGGCACCTTCGACAAGCTCATGGACTACGCGATCAGCCGGGGCGCGTCCATCAACCAGTACAAGGCGCCGCGGTGCGTGCGCCCTGGCCCGGTCGTCGAGCTGCTCGACGCGAGGGTGCAGGGCAAGTACTTCAGTCCCAAGTGCCCCAAGTGGAGCCCCGGGAACAAGCAATGGAACAAAAGCAAGGATCTGGTCGGCAAGGGAGACGCCTAATATTGAAGCTAGAGGGTGATGATCTGATCGAGTATTTGTGTGAGCTGGTAATTAATTAACGGTACATGCATATGGTCATTGGTCGATATGTTTCTTTAGGGATATGATAATTCATGTTTGAATTATCTCTGATGCTGCGAGAGGATCGAATAGTTATGAGATGACGACTTAGCCTATATGATCATTTGCTTTACTCTTTCTCTGCTGTAACGCAGTATATGTTAtttcctccgtctcaaaatataagcatttttagtacATTGAtaaattaaacatttttaaatttgactattaatagcaagaaaaataaaaaatcaatcatgtaaaattgatattcctagatttatcattaaaaacactatcataatatgcaactttttttatttaaaatattttatttttatatatattgttggtTAAAGTAGCATCTTGGATATCGTGTCAGGGTttaaaatgattatattttaggacggagggagtaattagtaGCCGTATTGAATAGACTTTTCTACTCAAAGATATGTCTCTCAAATTTATGCACATCGCACGGTGTGCATGCAGTGCCGAGAATTTATTACTTGTCAAAATTGTTGGACTACTGCTACTGATGATAAATAACTTGTCAAAATGATAAACTACATCAAATACTACTATAGTAGTATATTATAATCTTCCTTTATACTAGTATATGCTATCTCATGATGGTTGACATTAACTTTTTCAGTTGCTCATGCACATGAATTGAACTCTGTTGTACGCACTAGCTAGCACTACCATATTGTTTGTTTCCGGGGAACATGGCTATCGAAATGGCATGGGTTAGTACACCGGTGAGTTTCCTATTTTAATCAGACTCATATTGTAGGCTTAGTTTTTACGCACTTTTGAGTCAACAGTCCATCTTTTGAGAGTGGCAATGTGGCATGACAAGTTTGAGTAATTGAGTTAGAAATATATTGAGATTCGTGCAGAGCTGTACAAACAAGCAAAATATAGTTCGTTTCCTGTTATCCCCatggttattttttttagttttattctagcaataaaataatttctttagaaaatataaataatggTGCAGATTACGGCTCTCATCGTTTGACTTATTCacggaataagccaaacggcatatttgcaaatgaaaaataatttgtgaatagaactttatatatgtgttcttagtgatctaaaagcaaaggctgaaaaacaAACCTAGATGAAAAAACCCCAAAGTCAACTCTAAACttaaggttaaaaattcaaaatttggttgataagtataagcataagtgaaaagatgaggctgCACATATAAACGTCTCTAACAAAACATAATGTATAATATGGACAGCAAATTATTACCTTTCATTTatttacttatatatatatttaaatttatttacaTATTGAGTTTAGAATATATCTTAAGTTTTAAAACTTAAGATATTACTCCAAtgcctccattccaaaatataagaatttctagATTGTTTAGCACATATTAGGATTAAGAGAAAAGATTCTCTTTTAGTCACTGTATtcgtcaaattttgaattttgaattgcttagGTTTTCCTTCCAAGTAATTAATTTATTGGCTGGAAATGCATGAATGTTCGTGTATTTAAATTATTGTTGTATAAGAAATGCTTATATCACGGTACAAAAAATTGgaatcatatatttttattatattttaaaacaaatagaGTAAAAGCAATATTGTAGACTATAACGTTGCCTAGATACCACGGATAGGCAGTTGGTGCATTTAGCTAGGTCAATGGAATGGTGCCTCTAAGGCCTTCTTTCCTTCAACTTCAAACTTCAATTTCCTCATTTTTTCTTAGCACGTTTCTCAAACTGTTAAATAAATAATacgttttgtgaaaaaaaactatatagaagttgtttaaaaaatacataaatccatttttcaagattataattattaatacttaattattctTGTGCTAATAAGCTGTGATTCATTGGTATCCCAGTTCTCTGTGATTCAGTGATTTGGTAATAACTTGGCAGAACAAAATAACATGTTAATTAACTCTTCCCCTAAGCATggaataataatatattaattGTGTGATATATTGTGCCATTGATAATTTGTTAACAGCACgaacatacatatatgttataAATATATAGTCGCCAAATAATTATTGCGCACACAACAAAAATGTGTACAGGAAGAAAGGCCAATTATATACATTTTACTACTTCACTATTTTATGAGTTTTTGTttcgcgaacgcgcaaaaggattccacatcaatatattagaagaaaagagtttttgttacacaacACAATTAGCCAAACCGGTTTATGCCAAGGGAaaggagaaaaaacaaaacataaaCTGAAGCTTAGGAAAAACTACAGCGGCTAAACGCAACTCCTAACAGTGGGAAGGGGCAGAGCCACGCTATATTTCCAATAAATCCCCAAAAGCAGACTATTTTATGAGCTGTAGTGGCTTATATTAAAGGAAGCTAGTCCAAGCCAATTATAACTTACTAACAATTAATTTCGAAAcaaaatactccatccatttcaatTTAGTTGTCGTTTTAGCAAATCTTACGCTAACAAGGAGGTGCGGCAAATTACATTACAACCCTTATTAATTATATCCTAATCATCTTTCTCGAAGTAAGCATTAAAATTTCTTGTGATGAGTACTTAAGTACTACTAGTATGTCTTTATTGGTGAAGGTGGGAAATAGGAATATGAGAATGATaagtatttaattaaaaaatgaaTGGTATAATGACAAGTAAattgaaacggagggattactAAAATAGTTAAATAAAGATACAACTTCATATTTATTAGCTCTATATTTTGGAATTACTAAATTTTATGGTAAAGTCTTTAGCAGTATTATAGGAGTTTGATTCTACGCCATTCTCAACCTTATCAAATACGAGTTCACATCGCCAATTAAATTCTTTTGTCACTTATTTGGATTGTAGCCACAAATTTGACAATGCCACAATTTTTGGCTTTGTTATTTGGCACTAGGCTAGCCTAAAACATTTTGGTAGTAATCCAACTAACCATGCATCTCTTCAAAAATTTTGCCTGCCAAATCTTGCgactggcaaaaaaaaaaagagtcaacGTTAGCAATTAATGGTAAAGAACAAACAAGTATTAATTAGATAGATTAGGCCAGGTTTGTATTCATGAAGATAAGGATTGTCTagagtttttgttttgtttttctttttgtgccTCTTCATTAGTGGAAACCGTATTTGTGGGGTTTTCGATGATGATCAAGGAAAACTTATTTGTTGAGTTGTTGCTGATACAATCGATATTGTCTCTTTTGGGCGCAAGTCGTCAGTTTGTTTTTTGTGATGCCGGTCGCTGATTTGTCCAGTTGAAGGACCGAAGATTGTGGTCAATGTTCATTCTCATACCTTTGTGCATGTCAGAGTTTATCAGTGTTGTGGCTGCAAGCGTCTTTATTCTTTGTTGACAGGTTAAATGTCTTATTTCCCTATAACAATAAGATTGTAATGTAATCAACCTTGTTtgggaaaagaaaaactatttaaAGAGTACAT encodes the following:
- the LOC4327043 gene encoding probable indole-3-acetic acid-amido synthetase GH3.1, with product MPEAPTAKTAPAYGYAPGAHAEALEFIEHVTANAGQVQRRVLGEILAQNAPAEYLRRYGIPGSPDVVDAFRRLVPLVTYEGLQPDILRIANGDTSPIFSGKPISEFLTSSGTSGGERKLMPTIADEMNRRSLLYSLLMPVMSQSVSGLDKGKAMYLLFVKAESRTPGGLAARPVLTSYYRSRQFLDRPRDPYTSYTSPDEAILCVDSYQSMYAQLLCGLVHRADVLRVGAVFASGFLRAIHFLEKHWARLCHDIRTGELDPEITDRVVRDAVGRVLRADPALADAIEDECARASWEGIIRRLWPRTKYIDVIVTGTMSQYIPTLEFYGGGLPLTCTMYASSECYFGLNLNPMCKPSDVAYTLIPTMCYYEFLPVNCNNATAEASHRDLVDLVDVKLGHEYELVVTTYSGLYRYRVGDVLRVAGFKNKAPMFSFVRRQNVALSVDSDKTDETELHAAVSGAVQHLAPFGASLVEYTSYADAATIPGHYVLFWELRAGSTAVPASVFEECCLSVEEALNSVYRQGRACDRSIGPLEIRVVAEGTFDKLMDYAISRGASINQYKAPRCVRPGPVVELLDARVQGKYFSPKCPKWSPGNKQWNKSKDLVGKGDA